The proteins below are encoded in one region of Microbispora sp. NBC_01189:
- a CDS encoding alpha-glucuronidase gives MTSPGSPDPHGVHPAWLPDEAFRPIGSRRTLLRGGGPLAGTVHEEVARACARYGGSVRRQAGGRHDGDGDGGADGGGPYDLVLALTAAGDEGSGEVGIGEECYVVSRRDGVTVVLADSAAGLLYGLFHVVRLGEEAFGAERPAEHHRPAARLRMLDHWDNVAVHPVMGQVERGYAGGSIFWCDGAPRDDLTRVGAYGRLLAACGVNAVAVNNVNVHAAETHLLTDRLGDVAAIADRLRPYGVRVHLSVNFAAPLALGGTATADPLDEDVRAWWAAVTTRVYEAIPDFGGYVVKADSEGQPGPHAYGRDHADGANLLAGALAPFGGVVHWRAFVYDHRQDWRDRSTDRARAAYDHFAPLDGRFRDNVILQVKHGPIDFQVREPVSPVIAAIPRTRVALELQVTQEYTGQQRHVCYLAPMWSEVLGFRPWGPAGPWVADIVADDVGGGGLVGVSNAGDDPYWTGHPLAQANLYAFGRLAWAPSSDPAAILDEWIGLTFPPSAGGSGGNDAAGGDDGRLREALHEIMDDSCGTYERYTAPLGVGFMVRPGHHYGPDVDGYEYTPWGTYHFADRDGVGVDRTRATGTGFTGQYPPPWSEVYESLARCPDELLLFFHHVPYGHVLHDGSTVIQHIYDTRFAGVEEVDRARLRWAELAGLVPAALHARVRELLAEQLRCAEEWRDQVNAYFLRKSGVPDSRGRRIP, from the coding sequence GTGACCTCTCCCGGCTCTCCCGATCCGCACGGCGTCCATCCAGCGTGGCTGCCGGACGAGGCGTTCCGGCCGATCGGCTCGCGCCGTACGCTCCTGCGCGGCGGCGGGCCGCTCGCCGGGACCGTGCACGAGGAGGTGGCGCGGGCCTGCGCGCGGTACGGCGGCAGCGTGCGGCGGCAGGCGGGCGGTCGGCACGATGGCGACGGCGACGGCGGTGCGGACGGCGGCGGGCCGTACGACCTCGTGCTCGCGCTCACCGCGGCCGGGGACGAGGGCTCCGGGGAGGTGGGCATCGGGGAGGAGTGCTACGTCGTCTCCCGGCGCGACGGCGTCACGGTGGTGCTCGCCGATTCGGCGGCCGGCCTGCTCTACGGCCTGTTCCATGTGGTGCGGCTCGGCGAGGAGGCGTTCGGCGCCGAACGGCCCGCCGAGCACCACCGGCCCGCGGCGCGGCTGCGCATGCTCGACCACTGGGACAACGTGGCCGTGCACCCCGTGATGGGGCAGGTGGAGCGCGGCTACGCGGGCGGGTCGATCTTCTGGTGCGACGGCGCCCCGCGCGACGACCTGACGCGCGTCGGCGCCTACGGGCGGCTGCTGGCCGCCTGCGGGGTGAACGCGGTCGCGGTGAACAACGTGAACGTGCACGCCGCGGAGACCCACCTGCTCACCGACCGCCTCGGCGACGTCGCCGCGATCGCGGACCGGCTGCGCCCCTACGGCGTACGGGTGCACCTGTCGGTGAACTTCGCCGCGCCCCTCGCCCTCGGCGGGACGGCGACCGCCGACCCACTCGACGAGGACGTGCGGGCGTGGTGGGCCGCCGTCACCACGCGGGTGTACGAGGCGATCCCGGACTTCGGCGGCTACGTGGTCAAGGCCGACTCCGAGGGGCAGCCGGGACCCCACGCGTACGGGCGCGACCACGCCGACGGCGCGAACCTGCTCGCTGGGGCGCTGGCGCCGTTCGGCGGGGTCGTCCACTGGCGCGCCTTCGTCTACGACCACCGGCAGGACTGGCGCGACAGGTCCACCGACCGTGCCCGCGCGGCGTACGACCACTTCGCCCCCCTCGACGGGCGCTTCCGCGACAACGTGATCCTCCAGGTGAAGCACGGCCCGATCGACTTCCAGGTGCGCGAGCCGGTGTCGCCGGTGATCGCGGCGATTCCCCGCACCCGGGTCGCGCTGGAGCTTCAGGTGACGCAGGAGTACACCGGCCAGCAGCGGCACGTGTGCTATCTCGCGCCGATGTGGAGCGAGGTGCTCGGCTTCCGGCCGTGGGGACCCGCCGGGCCCTGGGTGGCGGACATCGTGGCCGATGATGTCGGCGGCGGAGGGCTCGTGGGGGTCTCCAACGCCGGCGACGACCCGTACTGGACCGGCCACCCGCTCGCGCAGGCCAACCTGTACGCCTTCGGCCGGCTCGCCTGGGCACCGTCGTCGGACCCGGCGGCGATCCTCGACGAGTGGATCGGCCTCACCTTCCCGCCCTCGGCGGGCGGGTCCGGTGGGAACGACGCGGCGGGCGGGGACGACGGGCGGCTGCGGGAGGCGCTGCACGAGATCATGGACGACTCGTGCGGCACGTACGAGCGGTACACCGCGCCGCTCGGCGTCGGGTTCATGGTCCGCCCCGGCCACCACTACGGCCCGGACGTGGACGGCTACGAGTACACGCCGTGGGGCACCTACCACTTCGCCGACCGCGACGGCGTCGGCGTGGACCGCACCCGCGCCACCGGCACGGGCTTCACGGGCCAGTATCCGCCGCCGTGGTCGGAGGTGTACGAGTCGCTCGCGCGGTGCCCCGACGAACTGCTGCTGTTCTTCCACCATGTCCCGTACGGCCACGTGCTGCACGACGGGTCCACCGTCATCCAGCACATCTACGACACGCGTTTCGCCGGTGTCGAGGAGGTGGACCGGGCGCGGCTGCGCTGGGCGGAACTCGCCGGGCTGGTGCCCGCCGCTC
- a CDS encoding extracellular solute-binding protein, whose translation MQKINRRQAMIAMGAFAALAGCGSGDENGGKKSGEALSANRDGAMADYAVGTQFKAAAPLTFSILYNNHPFYPIKNDWLFWSELTKRTNVTLQPNVVPLSDYENKRSLIIGAGDAPMIIPKTYPGQEAPFVASGAVLPVSDYIDLMPNFKDKIAKWNLQPDLDTLRQADGRFYLLPGLHEDYWVEYTLTVRADVLDKLGIATPQTWDDVHAMLKAMKEEHPDSYPFSDRWAIPTPGGAMLNQVFGLGCGARGGWGFTTGLTWDPAAGKFAYTGAMPQYKQMLQFIHTLVQDKLLDPESFTQTDDQAIQKLASGKSFVISGNAQTLVNEYRPPLEKVNPKAKLVKIPVPVGPLGPIKADSNDTRLENGIMISAKAKDSKNFVAMMQFIDWLWYSDEGQVFAKWGVDGVTHTRDASGFHLPKDVDFVGLNPGAPKHLQKDFGFSNGVFAYGGSTELLQSTFSEEEIEWQKGMNARKALPPKPPAPLNDEEREQAALWQTPLKDHATQNSLEFILGKRDFSEWDAYVQELEGKNMSAYVNLANSAYERYKKEHG comes from the coding sequence ATGCAGAAGATCAACCGGCGTCAGGCGATGATCGCCATGGGTGCGTTCGCCGCGCTCGCCGGCTGCGGCAGCGGTGACGAGAACGGCGGCAAGAAGAGCGGTGAGGCCCTCTCGGCGAACCGGGACGGCGCGATGGCCGACTACGCCGTCGGCACGCAGTTCAAGGCCGCCGCGCCGCTGACGTTCAGCATCCTCTACAACAACCACCCGTTCTATCCGATCAAGAACGACTGGTTGTTCTGGTCCGAGCTCACCAAGCGGACGAACGTGACGCTCCAGCCGAACGTGGTGCCGCTCAGCGACTACGAGAACAAGCGCAGCCTGATCATCGGCGCGGGCGACGCCCCCATGATCATCCCCAAGACCTACCCGGGCCAGGAGGCTCCCTTCGTCGCCTCCGGCGCGGTCCTGCCGGTCAGCGACTACATCGACCTGATGCCGAACTTCAAGGACAAGATCGCCAAGTGGAACCTGCAGCCCGACCTTGACACCCTCCGGCAGGCGGACGGCCGCTTCTACCTGCTCCCCGGCCTCCACGAGGACTACTGGGTGGAGTACACGCTCACGGTCCGCGCCGACGTCCTCGACAAGCTCGGGATCGCGACCCCGCAGACCTGGGACGACGTGCACGCCATGCTTAAGGCGATGAAGGAGGAGCACCCCGACTCCTATCCCTTCTCCGACCGGTGGGCCATTCCCACGCCGGGCGGCGCCATGCTGAACCAGGTCTTCGGCCTGGGCTGCGGGGCCCGCGGCGGCTGGGGCTTCACCACTGGCCTCACCTGGGACCCGGCGGCCGGGAAGTTCGCCTACACGGGCGCGATGCCGCAGTACAAGCAGATGCTGCAGTTCATCCACACGCTGGTGCAGGACAAACTACTCGACCCGGAGAGCTTCACGCAGACCGACGACCAGGCGATCCAGAAGCTGGCGTCCGGCAAGTCCTTCGTGATCAGCGGCAACGCCCAGACCCTCGTCAACGAGTATCGCCCGCCGCTGGAGAAGGTGAACCCGAAGGCGAAGCTGGTCAAGATCCCGGTGCCCGTCGGGCCGCTCGGGCCCATCAAGGCCGACTCCAACGACACCCGGCTGGAGAACGGCATCATGATCTCCGCGAAGGCCAAGGACAGCAAGAACTTCGTGGCGATGATGCAGTTCATCGACTGGCTCTGGTACTCCGACGAGGGTCAGGTGTTCGCCAAGTGGGGCGTCGACGGGGTCACCCACACCAGGGACGCCTCCGGCTTCCACCTGCCGAAGGACGTCGACTTCGTCGGGCTCAACCCCGGGGCGCCCAAGCATCTGCAGAAGGACTTCGGCTTCTCCAACGGCGTGTTCGCGTACGGCGGGAGCACCGAACTGCTCCAGTCGACCTTCTCGGAGGAGGAGATCGAGTGGCAGAAGGGCATGAACGCCCGGAAGGCGCTGCCGCCGAAGCCGCCGGCCCCCCTCAACGACGAGGAGCGTGAGCAGGCCGCGCTGTGGCAGACCCCGCTGAAGGACCACGCCACCCAGAACTCGCTCGAGTTCATCCTCGGCAAGCGCGACTTCTCCGAGTGGGACGCGTACGTGCAGGAGCTGGAGGGCAAGAACATGTCCGCCTACGTGAACCTGGCGAACAGCGCCTACGAGCGGTACAAGAAGGAGCACGGCTGA
- a CDS encoding carbohydrate ABC transporter permease — MTVDRTRGRQVFRVVNAVVLTGVVLVTLYPFVNIVARSLSDEFAIRAGKVNLVPVGFTFRTYQFVASDPTFWTNYRNTVVYTVVATAIAMLMTTCYAYVLSKRHLKGRTFLIGVAVFTMFFSGGLIPNYVLISSLGLKDTIWAIVLPNAISVFNLLVMKTFFEGIPAELEEAAAIDGMSTYGILLRIVLPLSKAVIATMVLFYAVSFWNSWFPAFLYMTQSDLFPVTVYLRNLIAGATTGTSVGADATDMTVATNIKAVTMVLTVLPILTIYPFVQRYFVKGVMLGAVKG, encoded by the coding sequence GTGACCGTGGACCGGACCCGCGGCCGCCAGGTGTTCCGCGTGGTCAACGCCGTCGTCCTGACCGGCGTCGTGCTGGTGACCCTGTATCCCTTCGTCAACATCGTCGCGCGGTCGCTGAGTGACGAGTTCGCCATCCGGGCCGGCAAGGTCAACCTCGTCCCCGTCGGGTTCACCTTCCGTACGTACCAGTTCGTGGCGTCCGACCCGACGTTCTGGACGAACTACCGCAACACGGTGGTCTACACGGTCGTCGCCACGGCCATCGCGATGCTCATGACGACCTGCTACGCGTACGTGCTGTCGAAGAGGCACCTGAAGGGCCGCACGTTCCTGATCGGGGTCGCGGTCTTCACCATGTTCTTCTCCGGCGGGCTCATCCCCAACTACGTCCTGATCTCCAGCCTTGGGCTGAAGGACACCATCTGGGCCATCGTGCTGCCGAACGCGATCAGCGTCTTCAACCTCCTGGTGATGAAGACGTTCTTCGAGGGCATCCCGGCGGAGCTGGAGGAGGCCGCCGCGATCGACGGCATGAGCACGTACGGCATCCTGCTGCGGATCGTGCTGCCGCTGTCGAAGGCGGTCATCGCCACGATGGTGCTCTTCTACGCCGTCTCGTTCTGGAACTCGTGGTTTCCCGCCTTCCTCTACATGACCCAGAGCGACCTGTTCCCGGTGACGGTCTACCTGCGCAACCTCATCGCCGGGGCGACCACGGGCACGTCCGTCGGCGCCGACGCCACCGACATGACCGTGGCCACCAACATCAAGGCGGTGACGATGGTGCTCACCGTCCTCCCGATCCTGACGATCTATCCCTTCGTCCAGCGGTATTTCGTCAAGGGAGTCATGCTCGGCGCGGTGAAGGGATAG
- a CDS encoding ABC transporter permease: protein MSTTQAVDASPDAGDPRRAGPGPARADRPPGRTWRQALRRDWQLYSLALLPLLFFVVFRYLPMIGNVIAFRKFRPGGGVLGEEWVGLRYVRMFLSDPSFWHVFTNTVVLGALTLLFCFPMPIVLALLLNELRGRRIKRFVQSVSYLPHFLSMVVVAGLVMELLSVDGPVNQVLRALGDDPIAFLQEAGWFRTMYVSSEMWQTVGWGTIIYLAALTTVDDQLYEAARIDGAGRWRQIWHVALPGIRPTAVTLLILNIGTFMAVGFEKVLLLYNPLTYPTADVISTYLYRMGIISNSFSYAAAIGLFEALIGLGLVLSADLISRRTVGTSLW, encoded by the coding sequence ATGAGCACCACCCAGGCGGTCGACGCGTCACCGGACGCCGGTGATCCCCGGCGGGCGGGCCCCGGCCCCGCCCGTGCGGACCGCCCTCCGGGCCGCACCTGGCGTCAGGCGCTGCGCCGGGACTGGCAGCTGTACTCGCTGGCGCTCCTCCCGCTGCTGTTCTTCGTGGTCTTCCGGTACCTGCCGATGATCGGCAACGTGATCGCCTTCCGGAAGTTCCGGCCCGGCGGCGGCGTGCTGGGCGAGGAGTGGGTGGGCCTGCGCTACGTGCGGATGTTCCTGAGCGACCCGTCGTTCTGGCACGTCTTCACCAACACGGTGGTCCTCGGCGCGCTGACCCTGCTGTTCTGCTTCCCGATGCCGATCGTGCTGGCCCTGCTGCTCAACGAACTGCGCGGCCGGCGGATCAAGCGGTTCGTCCAGTCGGTGTCCTACCTGCCGCACTTCCTGTCGATGGTGGTCGTGGCCGGTCTCGTCATGGAACTGCTGTCGGTGGACGGGCCGGTGAACCAGGTGCTGCGGGCGCTGGGCGACGACCCGATCGCGTTCCTGCAGGAGGCGGGCTGGTTCCGGACGATGTACGTCTCCTCGGAGATGTGGCAGACGGTCGGCTGGGGGACGATCATCTATCTCGCCGCGCTCACGACGGTCGACGACCAGTTGTACGAGGCGGCCCGGATCGACGGCGCGGGCCGGTGGCGGCAGATCTGGCACGTGGCCCTTCCCGGCATCCGGCCGACGGCGGTCACCCTGCTGATCCTCAACATCGGCACGTTCATGGCGGTCGGCTTCGAGAAGGTCCTGCTGCTCTACAACCCGCTGACCTATCCGACCGCCGACGTGATCTCCACGTACCTGTACCGCATGGGCATCATCTCCAACAGCTTCAGTTACGCCGCGGCGATCGGCCTGTTCGAGGCGCTGATCGGGCTGGGCCTGGTGCTGTCGGCCGACCTGATCTCCCGCCGGACCGTGGGGACGAGCCTGTGGTGA
- a CDS encoding LacI family DNA-binding transcriptional regulator, translated as MTSPTSAQGPRRATIAAIAEETGVSVTTVSKVLNGRPDVAPATRERVEACLTRHEYRPRVRRRPLRGQIDLVFHQLNSVWSMEIIRGVDSVAAPARIEVALSQLGGAHRPPDEWLDGLLDRRPLGVLFVMCGPSQSQQRSLRRQRIPFVVVDTDSVTPATVPTVGSNNWNGGLLATRHLLELGHRRIAVVSGPKDVLCSRARVAGFRVAHDEAGLAVDPGLVRYGNFYVDAGFEHGMDLLTGAARPTAIFAGSDLQALGVLRAARRLGLDVPGELSVVGYDDVPAAAWVEPALTTVNQPLSDMAVVATQMLLDLARGTEVATSRIDLANELVVRDSTAPPVRPSSA; from the coding sequence ATGACCAGCCCTACCTCCGCCCAGGGCCCCCGCCGCGCGACGATCGCGGCCATCGCCGAGGAGACCGGCGTCTCGGTGACCACGGTGTCCAAGGTCCTCAACGGCCGCCCCGACGTCGCGCCCGCCACCCGGGAACGCGTGGAGGCCTGCCTCACGCGGCACGAGTACCGCCCCCGCGTCAGACGGCGGCCGCTCAGGGGACAGATCGACCTCGTCTTCCACCAGCTGAACTCCGTGTGGTCGATGGAGATCATCCGGGGGGTGGACTCCGTCGCCGCTCCCGCGAGGATCGAGGTCGCCCTGTCGCAACTGGGGGGAGCGCACCGGCCGCCGGACGAGTGGCTGGACGGCCTCCTCGACCGCCGGCCGCTCGGCGTGCTGTTCGTCATGTGCGGGCCGTCCCAGTCGCAGCAGCGGAGCCTGCGGCGGCAGCGGATCCCGTTCGTCGTCGTCGACACCGACAGCGTGACCCCGGCGACCGTGCCCACGGTGGGTTCCAACAACTGGAACGGCGGCCTGCTCGCCACCCGCCATCTCCTGGAGCTCGGCCACCGCCGCATCGCGGTCGTCTCGGGCCCGAAGGACGTGTTGTGCAGCAGGGCGCGGGTAGCCGGCTTCCGGGTCGCCCACGACGAGGCCGGGCTGGCCGTCGACCCCGGCCTGGTGCGGTACGGCAACTTCTACGTGGACGCCGGCTTCGAGCACGGCATGGACCTGCTGACCGGCGCCGCCCGCCCGACCGCGATCTTCGCCGGGTCGGACCTCCAGGCGCTCGGCGTGCTGCGGGCCGCGCGGCGGCTCGGCCTCGACGTCCCCGGCGAGCTGTCGGTGGTCGGGTACGACGACGTGCCCGCCGCCGCCTGGGTCGAGCCCGCTCTCACCACGGTGAACCAGCCGCTGTCGGACATGGCGGTCGTCGCGACCCAGATGCTGCTCGACCTGGCCCGTGGCACGGAGGTGGCCACGAGCCGCATCGACCTCGCGAACGAACTGGTGGTCCGCGACAGCACCGCGCCGCCGGTCAGGCCCTCGTCAGCCTGA
- a CDS encoding alpha-N-arabinofuranosidase, whose product MLQAQLTIDPAHRVAPVRRRTFGTFVEHLGRCVYTGIYEPGHPTADAEGFRGDVLALTRELGVTTVRYPGGNFVSGYRWEDGVGPRERRPRRLDLAWHTTETNEVGVDEFVRWSRLAGLEPMMAVNLGTRGVAEAVDLLEYCNIPSGTTLSDLRVAGGAKEPHDIRMWCLGNEMDGPWQIGHKTAREYGRLAAETARAMRMVDPGLELVACGSSGSSMPTFGSWETTVLEETYDLVDHISCHAYYEEKDGDLGGFLACATDMDHFISTVVSIADQVGARLGSGKKISVSFDEWNIWYLSRHQSAPPPPDWPVAPPLLEDHYHLADAVAFGGLLVTLLRHSDRVAAACLAQLVNVIAPIMTEPGGRAWRQTTFHPFAQAARYAAGDVLLTEPVGPSYETGEFGQVPVLHAVATHDDRFTTVFAVNRSVTEPLELELDTRALGAVRIAEATTLTHEDVYARNTADDPERVAPRPNTSHRSDPQRIVLPPVSWNVIRLTRA is encoded by the coding sequence GTGCTCCAGGCACAGCTGACCATCGACCCCGCCCACCGGGTGGCCCCGGTGCGGCGCCGTACGTTCGGCACGTTCGTCGAGCACCTCGGCCGCTGCGTCTACACCGGGATCTACGAGCCCGGCCATCCCACCGCCGACGCGGAGGGGTTCCGCGGCGACGTGCTCGCGCTCACCCGTGAGCTGGGCGTGACCACCGTCCGTTATCCCGGCGGCAACTTCGTCTCCGGCTACCGCTGGGAGGACGGGGTGGGCCCGCGCGAGCGGCGGCCCCGGCGGCTCGACCTGGCCTGGCACACCACGGAGACCAACGAGGTCGGGGTCGACGAGTTCGTCCGGTGGTCCCGCCTCGCCGGCCTGGAGCCGATGATGGCGGTGAACCTCGGCACCCGCGGCGTCGCGGAAGCCGTCGACCTGCTCGAATACTGCAACATCCCGTCCGGGACGACGCTGTCGGACCTGCGGGTGGCGGGCGGCGCCAAGGAGCCGCACGACATCCGCATGTGGTGCCTGGGCAACGAGATGGACGGCCCCTGGCAGATCGGGCACAAGACCGCCCGCGAGTACGGCAGGCTCGCCGCCGAGACGGCCCGGGCGATGCGCATGGTCGACCCCGGCCTCGAACTGGTGGCGTGCGGCAGCTCGGGCTCCTCGATGCCGACGTTCGGGTCCTGGGAGACGACCGTCCTGGAGGAGACCTACGACCTGGTCGACCACATCTCCTGCCACGCCTACTACGAGGAGAAGGACGGCGACCTCGGCGGCTTCCTGGCCTGCGCGACCGACATGGACCACTTCATCTCCACGGTCGTCTCCATCGCCGACCAGGTGGGGGCGCGGCTCGGCTCCGGCAAGAAGATCTCCGTGTCGTTCGACGAGTGGAACATCTGGTACCTCAGCCGGCACCAGTCGGCCCCTCCCCCGCCGGACTGGCCGGTCGCACCGCCGCTGCTGGAGGACCACTACCACCTCGCCGACGCCGTGGCGTTCGGCGGCCTGCTCGTCACGCTGCTGCGGCACAGCGACCGGGTCGCGGCGGCCTGCCTCGCCCAGCTCGTGAACGTCATCGCGCCGATCATGACCGAGCCGGGCGGCCGGGCCTGGCGGCAGACGACCTTCCACCCGTTCGCGCAGGCCGCGCGGTACGCCGCGGGCGACGTCCTGCTCACCGAGCCGGTCGGGCCGTCGTACGAGACCGGCGAGTTCGGGCAGGTCCCGGTGCTCCACGCGGTCGCCACCCACGACGACCGGTTCACCACGGTGTTCGCGGTGAACCGGTCGGTGACCGAGCCTTTGGAGCTGGAGCTCGACACGCGGGCGCTCGGCGCCGTACGGATCGCCGAGGCGACGACGCTCACCCACGAGGACGTGTACGCCCGCAACACGGCCGACGACCCCGAGCGGGTGGCGCCCCGCCCCAACACCTCCCACCGGAGCGATCCCCAGCGGATCGTGCTTCCACCCGTCTCCTGGAACGTGATCAGGCTGACGAGGGCCTGA
- a CDS encoding mandelate racemase/muconate lactonizing enzyme family protein, with the protein MRISGYRTLKTIQDWGRPVGDANGVYADGAVPVQIVMVDTDEGITGVGIGPHVEIDAVFAAVEGEDPRAVTALYDRMLRHTFKAGHAGVVFGTIGAIDTALWDIKAQAAGEPLWRLLGGRDRRVPAYASGLDIGLTDDELVAAYKEYAGYGLRAAKIKGGLDVEQDLRRLRLVRDVLTEAGHGARPGLMLDVNEAWTRKQAVRHVGEIERALDLIWIEEPVRRWDAEGMAAVGRGIRASVAAGENLTGLEQFRPALAAGAVDIVQTAAVWGVTHFLRVSALAHAHDLPVSPIGNVPVGLLHAATSVPNHLVSELQDLRPPLGVSADMHIEDGAFVLGDSPGHGLTVDESAIGAFPGAVSADSPNVRPEHAGRRLLPAPGHGHPARPHELAPASDRAAR; encoded by the coding sequence ATGCGGATTTCGGGGTATCGCACACTGAAGACGATCCAGGACTGGGGTCGTCCCGTCGGTGACGCCAACGGCGTCTACGCCGACGGGGCCGTGCCGGTCCAGATCGTCATGGTGGACACCGACGAGGGGATCACCGGAGTCGGCATCGGGCCGCACGTGGAGATCGACGCGGTGTTCGCCGCCGTCGAGGGCGAGGATCCGCGCGCCGTGACGGCGCTCTACGACCGCATGCTGCGGCACACCTTCAAGGCGGGTCACGCGGGCGTCGTGTTCGGGACCATCGGCGCGATCGACACGGCGCTGTGGGACATCAAGGCGCAGGCGGCCGGCGAGCCGCTCTGGCGCCTGCTGGGGGGACGCGACCGGCGCGTCCCCGCGTACGCCTCGGGCCTGGACATCGGCCTGACCGACGACGAACTCGTCGCGGCCTACAAGGAGTACGCCGGGTACGGCCTGCGCGCCGCCAAGATCAAGGGCGGCCTCGACGTCGAACAGGACCTGCGCCGGCTGAGGCTGGTGCGCGACGTCCTGACCGAGGCGGGGCACGGAGCGCGGCCGGGCCTGATGCTCGACGTCAACGAGGCCTGGACGCGCAAGCAGGCCGTGCGGCACGTCGGCGAGATCGAACGCGCCCTCGACCTCATCTGGATCGAGGAGCCCGTACGGCGGTGGGACGCCGAGGGCATGGCCGCCGTCGGCCGCGGGATCCGGGCCTCGGTCGCCGCCGGGGAGAACCTCACCGGGCTCGAACAGTTCCGTCCGGCGCTGGCGGCGGGGGCCGTCGACATCGTCCAGACGGCCGCCGTGTGGGGTGTCACCCACTTCCTCCGGGTGTCGGCCCTCGCGCACGCCCACGACCTGCCGGTCAGCCCGATCGGCAACGTGCCGGTCGGGCTGCTGCACGCCGCCACGTCGGTGCCGAACCACCTGGTCAGCGAACTGCAGGACCTGCGGCCGCCGCTCGGCGTGTCCGCCGACATGCACATCGAGGACGGCGCGTTCGTCCTCGGAGACTCGCCGGGCCACGGCCTCACGGTCGACGAGAGCGCGATCGGCGCGTTCCCGGGCGCCGTCTCGGCCGACAGCCCCAACGTCCGGCCGGAGCACGCCGGTCGGCGCCTGCTCCCCGCGCCCGGCCACGGCCACCCCGCCCGGCCGCACGAGCTCGCCCCCGCGAGCGACCGGGCGGCGAGGTGA
- a CDS encoding carbohydrate ABC transporter permease translates to MRGRRLSGWVAAVPMAALALATVYPLVFTANVAMKTRREYVLDRFAPLNSPHWENIGTAWSDAGMARYFANSLLVVTVSVALLLLLGSMAGFALSRLRFRGSRVIFLGCLAALFVPFQVIMVPLARVMADTGLTDTYPGLILAYVAQWLPFTVFLMTSHYTTIPMEIVDAARIDGNTVYGVYRRIMIPLGTPALLSVGILDTLFCWNDVLIALLTMNSADHRTLMVGVTSLRGQYSDDIPTFASGVLIAAVPVLMIYLFLQRQIADGVTAGSTKG, encoded by the coding sequence ATGCGCGGCAGGCGCCTGAGCGGCTGGGTGGCCGCCGTTCCGATGGCGGCCCTCGCGCTGGCCACGGTCTACCCCCTGGTGTTCACCGCCAACGTGGCCATGAAGACCCGGCGCGAGTACGTCCTCGACCGGTTCGCCCCGCTGAACTCCCCGCACTGGGAGAACATCGGCACGGCCTGGTCCGACGCCGGCATGGCGCGATACTTCGCCAACTCGCTCCTCGTGGTGACGGTCTCGGTGGCCCTGCTGCTGCTGCTCGGGTCGATGGCGGGCTTCGCGCTGAGCCGGCTGCGCTTCCGCGGCTCCAGGGTGATCTTCCTGGGCTGTCTCGCGGCGCTGTTCGTCCCGTTCCAGGTGATCATGGTGCCGCTCGCCCGGGTCATGGCCGACACCGGTCTCACCGACACCTACCCGGGTCTGATCCTCGCCTACGTCGCGCAGTGGCTCCCGTTCACCGTCTTCCTGATGACCAGCCACTACACGACGATCCCGATGGAGATCGTCGACGCGGCGAGGATCGACGGCAACACCGTCTACGGCGTCTACCGGCGGATCATGATCCCGCTGGGCACTCCGGCGCTGTTGTCGGTCGGCATCCTCGACACCCTGTTCTGCTGGAACGACGTGCTGATCGCCCTGCTGACGATGAACTCGGCCGACCACCGCACCCTCATGGTCGGGGTCACCTCGCTGCGCGGGCAGTACTCCGACGACATCCCCACCTTCGCCTCCGGAGTCCTGATCGCCGCCGTCCCGGTCCTGATGATCTATCTGTTCCTCCAGCGCCAGATCGCCGACGGCGTGACCGCTGGTTCCACGAAGGGCTGA